Within Thermodesulfobacteriota bacterium, the genomic segment GCAGGGAGTCCATCTTCTCCTCCTCCTCCTTCATCCTTTGCTCGTAGAGGCGGGAGCGGAGTATCTTCATGGCCGTGGCCTTGTTCTTGTGCTGGCTCCTCTCGTTCTGGCACTGGACGACTATATTGGTGGGGACGTGCGTTATCCTGACGGCCGAGTCTGTCTTATTGACGTGTTGGCCTCCGGCGCCGCTCGCGCGGTAGGTGTCGATCCTCAAGTCCGCTTCGTTCACTTCAACCTCTATATCGCCTTCTATCTCCGGGTATACGGAGACCGAAGCAAATGAGGTATGGCGCCTCTTCGCCGCGTCGTAGGGGGATATCCTGACGAGCCTGTGCACCCCCACCTCGGCCCTCAAGTGACCGTATGCGAACTGGCCGACGACGGTAAGGGTAACGCTCTTCACCCCGGCCTCCTCGCCGGGCTGGTAATCGACTATCTCGGTGGAGAAACCTCTGGTCTCGGCCCACCTGAGATACATGCGCAACAACATATCGGCCCAGTCCTGGGCCTCGGTGCCTCCGGCGCCGGGGTTTATGGAGACTATGGCGCTGAGCCCGTCGTGCTCGCCGCCGAGCATACGCTGTACCTCGACGGCCTCAATGGCCTTAACGGCCTCGGCGAGCCTGTCCTCGGCGTCCCTGGCGCACGCCGCGTCGTCCTCCTCCTCGGCAAGGCCGAGGAGCACCTCCGCTTCCTCGATATGCCCCCATATCCTATCGAACGACCCGACCGCCGCCTCTAACTCGGACTTCCTCTTCATCAGGGGACGGGCGGCATCGGGGTCCTCCCAGAAGGACGGCTCGGAGGCGCGCTTCTCTATCTCTTTTAGTTCGTCTTTACCTTTATCCGGGTCAAAGATAACCC encodes:
- the prfB gene encoding peptide chain release factor 2 (programmed frameshift), which gives rise to MYDEIKDSLNGIKVRFEELRGYLDPDKGKDELKEIEKRASEPSFWEDPDAARPLMKRKSELEAAVGSFDRIWGHIEEAEVLLGLAEEEDDAACARDAEDRLAEAVKAIEAVEVQRMLGGEHDGLSAIVSINPGAGGTEAQDWADMLLRMYLRWAETRGFSTEIVDYQPGEEAGVKSVTLTVVGQFAYGHLRAEVGVHRLVRISPYDAAKRRHTSFASVSVYPEIEGDIEVEVNEADLRIDTYRASGAGGQHVNKTDSAVRITHVPTNIVVQCQNERSQHKNKATAMKILRSRLYEQRMKEEEEKMDSLHKEKRDIAWGSQIRSYVLQPYRLVKDHRTGIENGNVDAVLDGAIDRFIEGYLLGAGPKNGKKGKNGKKGGKGQKA